One window from the genome of Pyrus communis chromosome 16, drPyrComm1.1, whole genome shotgun sequence encodes:
- the LOC137720450 gene encoding 3-phosphoinositide-dependent protein kinase 1-like, producing the protein MLAMEKDFDAKLKIQGNSSNGANSNVPRSKSFAFRAPQEHFTIQDFELGKIYGVGSYSKVVRAKKKDTGTVYALKVMDKKFITKENKTAYVKLERIVLDQLDHPGIVRLFFTFQDSFSLYMALESCEGGELFDQITRKGRLSEDEARFYAAEVVDALEYIHSMGLIHRDIKPENLLLTSEGNIKIADFGSVKPMQDSRITVLPNAASDDKACTFVGTAAYVPPEVLNSSPATFGNDLWALGCTLYQMLSGTSPFKDASEWLIFQRIIARDLRFPNNFSEEAKGLIDRLLDLDPSRRPGAGPDGYAALKMHPFFKGVDWKNLRAQTPPKLALETGSDKGDSRDNSWNPLHIGDGAAKQNEGNSGATSSSEGSGHVTRLASIDSFDSKWQQFLEPGESVLMISMVKKIQKLTSKKVQLILTNKPKLIYVDPAKLIVKGNIIWSDNSNDFSIQVASPSQFKICTPKKVLQFEDAKQRAWQWKKAIEGLQNR; encoded by the exons ATGTTGGCAATGGAGAAAGATTTTGATGCTAAGTTGAAGATTCAGGGGAATTCTTCTAATGGTGCCAACAGCAATGTTCCGAGATCCAAGAGTTTCGCTTTCAGGGCTCCCCAGGAGCATTTCACCATTCAAGACTTTGAATTGGGCAAGATCTATGGCGTTGGTTCCTACTCCAAG GTTGTGAGAGCTAAGAAGAAGGACACTGGAACTGTCTATGCATTAAAGGTCATGgacaaaaaattcatcaccaaagaaaataaaacagcTTATGTGAAGTTGGAACGTATTGTTCTTGATCAGCTGGATCATCCAGGAATTGTGCGGCTATTCTTTACCTTTCAAGATTCCTTTTCATTGT ACATGGCACTTGAATCCTGTGAAGGTGGAGAACTTTTTGATCAAATAACTAGG AAAGGTCGTCTCTCTGAGGATGAAGCTCGCTTCTATGCAGCAGAAGTTGTAGACGCACTTGAATACATACATAGTATGGGATTGATTCACAGAGATATAAAG CCAGAGAACTTGCTTCTTACATCAGAGGGTAACATTAAGATTGCTGATTTTGGGAGTGTAAAGCCCATGCAGGATAGCCGAATTACGGTTCTTCCGAATGCAGCATCAG ATGATAAGGCCTGCACATTTGTGGGGACAGCTGCTTATGTCCCTCCCGAAGTCCTGAATTCTTCGCCTGCAACTTTCGG AAATGACCTCTGGGCACTTGGTTGCACCTTGTACCAAATGCTTTCAGGAACTTCTCCGTTCAAAGATGCAAGCGAGTGGCTTATTTTCCAAAGAATTATAGCAAGAGATCTTAGGTTTCCAAATAATTTTTCAGAGGAAGCTAAAGGCCTTATCGACCGGTTATTG GATTTAGATCCCAGCAGAAGACCAGGTGCCGGACCGGACGGTTATGCTGCACTGAAGATGCATCCATTCTTTAAGGGAGTTGACTGGAAAAATTTACGAGCACAAACTCCTCCAAAACTGGCTTTGGAGACGGGG TCAGATAAGGGTGATAGCCGCGATAACTCATGGAACCCCTTACACATTGGAGATGGtgcagcaaaacaaaatgagggTAACAGTGGTGCCACATCTTCTTCTGAAGGATCTGGTCATGTAACTAGACTTGCTTCAATTGATTCCTTTGATTCCAAATG GCAACAATTCCTGGAGCCTGGAGAGTCGGTTCTTATGATCTCAATGGTGAAGAAAATTCAGAAACTGACAAGCAAGAAGGTGCAGCTTATCCTCACCAACAAGCCAAAATTGATTTATGTGGATCCTGCAAAGCTAATAGTGAAGGGAAATATAATCTGGTCGGACAACTCTAATGACTTCAGCATCCAAGTCGCTAGTCCATCACAGTTCAAGATTTGTACG CCGAAAAAGGTACTGCAATTTGAGGATGCAAAACAAAGAGCTTGGCAGTGGAAGAAGGCAATTGAGGGGCTTCAAAATAGGTGA
- the LOC137719754 gene encoding bark storage protein A-like, with translation MVDLFDIVGIVHFGIAGNANNSMSIGDVTIPQQFVHTGIWDWLVKPKGYNVPEGGDNLLGHIGFSYEFFSESGRANTARPIFWANTTRQWLHVASNLKGINLNQCVNSSVCLPQKPKLVVGLRGSASNIFVDNAAYRDFLLQTFRVSSVDLESSAVVMVSLVGCFPLRYKKKYNIEDMKPDCAERTQEIA, from the exons ATGGTGGATCTGTTTGACATTGTAGGAATTGTCCATTTTGGCATTGCCGGAAACGCCAATAATTCCATGTCAATTGGTGATGTTACCATTCCTCAACAGTTTGTTCACACTGGCATTTGGGATTGGCTGGTAA AACCCAAAGGATACAATGTACCAGAAGGAGGAGATAACCTGTTGGGACACATTGGATTTAGTTATGAATTCTTCTCTGAGTCCGGAAGGGCCAACACCGCTCGGCCAATTTTTTGGGCAAACACTACTCGCCAGTGGCTACATGTTGCATCCAACCTGAAG GGGATCAATCTGAACCAATGCGTAAATTCGAGTGTGTGTTTGCCACAGAAGCCGAAGCTAGTTGTTGGCCTTAGAGGCTCAGCATCCAACATTTTTGTGGACAATGCCGCTTACAGGGACTTCCTTCTTCAAACTTTTCGGGTTTCATCTGTGGACCTGGAAAGTTCAGCTGTGGTGATGGTATCACTTGTGGGTTGCTTCCCTCTAAG gtacaaaaagaagtacaacatAGAGGACATGAAGCCAGACTGTGCGGAAAGAACTCAAGAAATAGCATAA
- the LOC137719443 gene encoding metalloendoproteinase 2-MMP-like has protein sequence MPAMASKTASVCVVFSLLIFVLLSQQTLAKPTDPHGHQHDSFKFIQHLEGCHKGQNVSGLQELKKYLTKFGYLNYDHSKHANDDEFDDLLESAIKSYQKSFHLNVTGSLDTTTVKQMMVPRCGVPDVVNGTRKGTKKHNRKLKSIHGVSHYEFFFPGPLRWPPTKTHLRYRFASSASQVSGTENVRSICAQAFQRWAQVTSFTFEEVPATSSADITIGFHRGAHGDISPFDGFRGDLAHANPPTGGNFHFDADEKWSANPGPDEVDLESVAVHEIGHLLGLDHNLDLPDAIMYPTFSYGIVKRDLTRDDIDGIRALYGLQ, from the coding sequence ATGCCGGCAATGGCCTCGAAAACCGCCTCGGTTTGCGTAGTCTTTTcccttttgatttttgtgttaCTATCTCAGCAAACTCTTGCAAAACCTACTGATCCCCATGGTCATCAGCATGACTCCTTCAagttcatccaacacttggagGGATGCCACAAGGGTCAAAACGTCAGTGGGTTGCAAGAGCTCAAAAAATACCTCACCAAATTCGGCTACTTGAATTATGATCACTCAAAACACGCCAACGACGATGAGTTTGATGACCTTCTAGAGTCCGCCATCAAGTCATACCAAAAAAGCTTCCACTTGAATGTCACCGGAAGTCTAGACACTACCACGGTGAAACAAATGATGGTGCCAAGATGTGGTGTACCGGATGTTGTCAATGGCACACGAAAGGGAACAAAAAAGCACAACCGCAAGCTCAAGTCCATCCATGGAGTTTCTCATTATGAGTTCTTCTTCCCTGGTCCGCTAAGATGGCCACCTACGAAAACCCATTTGAGATATCGCTTTGCTTCGAGTGCAAGCCAAGTCTCCGGCACAGAGAATGTGAGGTCTATATGTGCACAAGCATTTCAGAGATGGGCACAAGTGACCAGTTTCACATTTGAGGAAGTGCCTGCTACTTCATCAGCTGACATTACCATTGGCTTTCACCGGGGCGCCCATGGAGATATTTCCCCATTTGACGGCTTCAGAGGGGATTTAGCACACGCGAATCCGCCTACGGGTGGTAATTTCCATTTTGATGCAGATGAGAAGTGGAGTGCCAATCCAGGACCCGATGAGGTAGACTTGGAATCTGTCGCTGTGCACGAAATCGGTCATCTTCTAGGACTTGATCACAATCTTGACCTCCCCGATGCGATCATGTATCCCACATTTTCTTATGGGATTGTAAAACGTGATCTGACTAGGGATGACATCGATGGAATACGTGCTTTGTATGGTTTACAGTAG
- the LOC137720522 gene encoding probable inactive purple acid phosphatase 29, protein MVVQSLCCGDESGAVTVRMKRDREVLRSLFLAAVVVMALLPIWGMAAAEQQHHQRGGGGEKKLRFGTDGQFKILQVADMHYADGKTTPCLDVLPSQFPTCSDLNTTAFVLRMIEAEKPNLIVFTGDNIFGFDATNGAKSLNEAYAPAIASNIPWAAVLGNHDQESDLSREGVMKHIVGLKNTLAQVNPLNQDVIDGFGNYNLEVAGVGGSGFENKSVLNLYFLDSGDYSTVPSIGGYGWIKPSQQYWFEQTSAKLQKAYISKPLPQKAPAPGLAYFHIPLPEFASFDSSNFTGVRQEGISSASVNSGFFTTMVAAGDVKAVFTGHDHLNDFCGELTGINLCYAGGFGYHAYGKAGWERRARVVVANLEKTKRGGWGVVKSIKTWKRLDDEHLTAIDGQVIWSKSSVGIRRKPVGGN, encoded by the exons ATGGTGGTTCAGAGTCTCTGTTGTGGAGATGAGAGTGGTGCAGTGACAGTGAGGATGAAGAGGGACAGGGAGGTGCTAAGGAGTCTATTTTTAGCGGCGGTGGTGGTGATGGCGCTGCTTCCGATATGGGGTATGGCCGCCGCAGAACAACAGCACCACCAACGAGGTGGAGGTGGGGAGAAGAAGCTGAGGTTTGGGACAGATGGGCAGTTTAAGATTCTGCAAGTGGCGGATATGCACTATGCCGATGGCAAGACCACGCCCTGTTTGGATGTGCTGCCGTCCCAGTTTCCAACTTGCTCTGACCTCAACACCACCGCCTTTGTCCTCCGCATGATCGAGGCGGAGAAGCCGAATCTCATCGTCTTCACCG GAGATAACATATTCGGGTTTGATGCCACGAATGGTGCTAAATCTTTGAACGAGGCATACGCCCCAGCAATCGCGTCCAACATCCCGTGGGCAGCTGTGTTGGGGAACCATGATCAGGAATCCGACCTCTCGAGGGAAGGGGTAATGAAACACATAGTTGGGTTGAAGAACACTCTGGCTCAAGTTAATCCTTTAAACCAAGATGTTATTGATGGTTTTGGGAACTATAACCTAGAGGTCGCCGGAGTTGGGGGTTCTGGTTTTGAAAACAAATCGGTTCTCAATCTTTACTTCCTTGACAGCGGAGATTACTCCACGGTTCCTTCCATCGGTGGTTATGGTTGGATCAAACCCTCCCAACAATATTGGTTTGAACAAACTTCTGCAAAGCTTCAG AAAGCGTACATAAGCAAGCCACTGCCCCAGAAAGCACCTGCGCCAGGGCTCGCATACTTTCACATACCATTGCCGGAATTTGCTAGTTTTGACTCATCAAACTTTACCGGAGTGAGGCAAGAAGGCATTAGCTCTGCCTCTGTGAACTCGGGCTTCTTCACAACCATGGTTGCAGCAGGAGATGTGAAGGCAGTGTTCACAGGTCATGATCACCTCAATGACTTCTGCGGGGAGCTAACTGGCATAAATCTTTGTTATGCTGGGGGATTTGGATACCATGCTTATGGGAAGGCTGGATGGGAACGGAGAGCAAGGGTTGTGGTAGCAAACTTAGAGAAAACGAAAAGGGGAGGATGGGGAGTGGTCAAGTCAATCAAAACATGGAAGCGCCTTGATGATGAGCACCTCACTGCTATTGATGGTCAGGTTATCTGGAGCAAGAGCTCTGTAG GTATTCGTAGAAAACCTGTTGGCGGTAATTGA
- the LOC137719756 gene encoding cysteine-rich receptor-like protein kinase 10 codes for MSAKQHVIEASTRIRMKFEESLISILGVGVACSADMPGESILNDLVTEASKASSKFATKEVHVTGSNITLYSLAQCTQDLSTAVCNSCLRVAVAHVVSTNGGIDGGQFICPSCNVRYETVPFYGKPRVHHIPPPPPPPPPQGRRKPLPVIVASIVASINVCAVLVAIGYYFPGRRRSSRNKHKVQGEEKNARNDIAAVESLQLDLETIETATNKFSDSNKLGQGGFGEVFKGTLGVNGQEIAVKRLSKSSVQGVQELKNELLLIAKLQHRNLVKLLGFCLEGEETILVYEYVPDKSLDYFLNGYRIEKREQLDWSRHCMIIGGIAQEILYLHEDSRLRVIHRDLKPSNILLDVNMNPKISNFGMARMFGVDDQTEGNTRRIDGTYGYMTPKYAMGGFCSIKSNVFSFGVLLLEIVTGRRNFLGFHVADTAATLLAHDWQLWNEGKVLELMDPLLKDSCSAEEFSRYIHIGLLCVQQDANHRPTMSSVALMMKTETISFSKPEQPAFFAGRSTAHRHQTSAHSWSANGLTISEDVPRREFAAATMACTINKLSPIVDNRSIV; via the exons ATGAGCGCAAAACAGCATGTAATTGAGGCTAGCACAAGGATTCGCATGAAATTTGAAGAGAGCTTGATTTCAATCTTAGGAGTTGGTGTTGCATGCTCTGCAGACATGCCTGGGGAGAGTATTTTGAATGATTTAGTCACCGAGGCTTCCAAGGCTTCTTCCAAGTTTGCAACCAAGGAAGTGCATGTTACAGGGTCGAATATTACGCTGTACAGCCTTGCGCAGTGCACGCAGGACCTCTCCACTGCAGTTTGCAATTCCTGTCTTAGGGTAGCCGTAGCACATGTAGTTTCAACCAATGGAGGAATCGATGGAGGACAATTTATCTGTCCCAGTTGTAATGTCAGGTACGAAACTGTCCCCTTTTACGGGAAACCACGGGTTCATCAtattcctcctcctcctcctcctcctcctcctcaag GGAGAAGAAAACCATTGCCAGTAATCGTCGCCAGTATTgttgcttctattaatgtctgCGCGGTGCTTGTAGCTATTGGCTACTACTTCCCAGGCAGGAGGAGATCATCACGAAACAAGCATAAAGTCCAGGGAGAAGAAAAGAATG CTAGAAATGATATAGCAGCTGTTGAGTCCTTGCAACTTGACTTGGAAACTATTGAAACTGCAACAAACAAGTTTTCTGATAGTAATAAGTTAGGTCAAGGCGGATTTGGTGAAGTTTTCAAG GGAACGCTTGGTGTTAATGGACAAGAAATAGCAGTAAAGAGGTTGTCGAAAAGCTCGGTGCAAGGTGTACAAGAGCTTAAGAATGAACTTCTATTGATAGCCAAGCTTCAGCACAGAAATCTAGTGAAGCTTCTGGGATTTTGCTTGGAAGGAGAAGAAACCATACTTGTCTATGAATATGTGCCTGACAAAAGTCTTGATTATTTTCTAAATGGT TATAGAATTGAAAAACGAGAACAATTGGATTGGTCGAGACATTGCATGATAATAGGAGGAATAGCTCAAGAAATTCTATATCTTCATGAAGATTCAAGGCTTAGAGTTATACATCGCGATTTGAAACCAAGCAATATCCTATTAGATGTTAATATGAATCCAAAAATATCAAACTTTGGGATGGCTAGAATGTTTGGAGTTGATGATCAAACTGAAGGAAACACGAGAAGAATTGACGGTACTTA TGGTTACATGACTCCCAAATATGCTATGGGCGGGTTTTGCTCCATAAAATCAAATGTTTTTAGCTTCGGCGTACTCTTGCTTGAGATCGTAACTGGGAGAAGGAACTTTTTAGGCTTTCATGTCGCAGATACTGCAGCTACTCTTTTAGCACAT GATTGGCAGTTGTGGAATGAAGGGAAAGTGTTGGAGCTGATGGATCCATTGTTGAAAGATTCATGCAGCGCAGAGGAATTTTCGAGATACATCCATATCGGATTATTATGTGTTCAACAAGATGCCAATCATAGGCCAACCATGTCATCAGTTGCTCTAATGATGAAAACTGAAACAATTAGTTTTTCCAAACCCGAGCAACCAGCCTTCTTTGCCGGAAGATCTACTGCTCACCGACATCAAACAAGTGCTCATAGTTGGTCTGCAAATGGTTTGACGATTTCAGAAGATGTCCCGCGTAGAGAATTTGCTGCAGCGACGATGGCTTGCACGATCAACAAATTGTCACCAATTGTAGATAACCGGTCTATAGTATAA